The DNA region ACGCGTTGGAACAAGTGAATCGTCGTCATAATTAAGTCATCAAAATCGAGTGCATGGTTTTTGCGCAGCCGTTTTTGATACTCCGTATACACATCGCTCACAATCGTGTCATAATAGCTTCCCGCTTGCTTAGCAAACTCTTCTGGGGTCATAAGCTCGTTTTTGGCACTGCTAATCGTTCCAAGAATCGTTCGTGGGTCAAATTTTTTCGGATCAATATTTTTGTCTTTTAAAATCCCTTTAATGACAGACTGTTGGTCGGTCGTATCTAAAATCGTAAAGTTGCGATTAATCCCTATACGGTCAATATCGCGACGTAAAATGCGTACACACATAGAGTGGAACGTCGAAATCCAAATTTCTTCCGCTGCTCCACCTAAAAGGGCTGCAATCCGCTCTTTCATCTCCCGGGCCGCTTTATTCGTAAACGTAATAGCTAAAATGTTGTACGGATTGACCCCTTTTTCAACCATTAAGTAGGCAATCCGATGGGTTAGCACACGCGTTTTTCCACTTCCTGCCCCTGCCATAATTAATAGCGGTCCTTCTGTCGTTTTGACCGCCTGTTGTTGCTGTGGGTTTAAACCGTTCAACAGTCGTTCAGTAAGAAATTGCATGAATGGTACACCACCTATACAGAACATTTGTTCTTATTATAAACGATATGTCTTGTACATTTCATGATTTTTAATCCATTGATTTTACGGCTTTGACCGTTGCTAACGCTTGGTCTAAATCTTCGTACACCACGTTTCCAACGACAACGACATCCGCATATTGGGCCATTTCTTCAGCTTGTTCCGGTCCTTTTATGCCGCCACCGTAAAATAAGGTAGTTTCAGTCAACGTTTGTTTCACTTCTTTTACAAGCTCGACATCACCGTAAGAGCCGCTATATTCTAAATAAAATATCGGCATCCGGAACATTTTTTCCGCCATCATCGCGTAGCCAAGGACATCTTCCTTAGTGAGTTCCGTGTTTGCGCCTGTTAATTGGGCTGCTTTACATTGTTCATTTAAAATACAATAACCTTCTACAACAATTTCATCCCAGTTCATTAATTCTCCGTACTCTTTGATAGCCGCATGGTGCAGCCCTTTAAACCATTCGGAACGATCCGTGTTTAAAACCGTTGGGATAAAATAAAAATCAAACCCTGGGGTAATGGATTCGATATTGGATACTTCTAACACACAAGGTACCGTATAGCGACGAATCCGAGCCATTAAATCAAGCACGTTCTCTAACGTTACACCATCTGAACCGCCAACTACTATCGCGTCGGTTCCTGACTCGCACACTTTTTCTAAAGCTTCATCTGAAATGGATTTATTTGGATCGAGTTTAAAAACATGCTTCCACTCGCGAATATCGTACATACCTTTGTCCTCCATTACTTTTTTCCATTACACCATTATAGCATTTGTTGACCTGTTCAAAAAGAAACGATAGGAACACTATGAAAAATGGATGTAACTTCCTTTATTCACTTCCGTCTATCTCTATAAGGAAGGTGAAGAAATTGAAAAAATGGTTGATTGTTGTTTTGGTCACTTTCGGTTTAGTTGGATGCCGTTTTTCTTCTGAACCTGTTGTAAAATCAACTGATGCTGATCCTATAGTCATTCAAGATACGATAAACGGGTTAAATTTTTATGTTGAACTTAATAAAGATACGTTTTCTAAAGGGGAAGAAATTCGTGTCAAGGCAAAAGTGACAAACGAGCGGGGAACTACACTCACTCATGTCATTGGAAGTTCGTCATGCCCGACCCCAATAAAAATCCTTATTACCAAACCAGATGAAGGGTACCAATTACTTGAGAAAGGAACTGAAAATTTGGTATGTACGGATGATTACGGTTGGGGTCCTTTTAAACCTAATGAAACCTTAGAAATGGATGCTGTTTACGTTCAAAAAATAAGAAATTCTCCTTCAAAAAAAGAGGCACCACGAGGAACATATGAAGTCAAGGTACTCGTAACAGAGATTCTTGATGTTTCTTCTTTGGAAATTACCCCTATTGCGATAAATACAACGATATCTCTTGTAGAGTAAATGTACATCATATTTTTTACTTCGGATGGAAGCGTAAATTATCTATTGTGTACTTTAATGAAAGGTGAGAATCTATGAAGAAAACAGGTGCTTCTTAGTGAAGCACCTGTTTTTCTTATTCTTCGGTTTTTTCTTCTTTGTTTTCTTTTTCCAAACGATCTAGAACAAGGGCATAGGCATCATTTCCGTAGTTGAGACAACGTTTGACACGAGAGATGGTTGCCGTGCTAGCCCCTGTTTCGGTTTCAATTTTATGATAGGTGTTCCCTTCACGTAGCATGCGAGCTACTTCTAATCGTTGGGACAACGATTGGATTTCATTCACTGTGCATAAATCGTCAAAAAAGCGATAGCATTCTTCTAAATCTTTTAAGGAAAGAATTGCTTTAAATAATTGGTCTAATTCTCTCCCACGTAATTTGTCTATTTGCATCACACATACTCCTCTTTTTAATTGGTTTCAATCGTCTCATACGATACAAAGTCTATTAATGATGGAACGATATGAATCCACGTCTTACCAGGGGCAAATGCCACCTTTTGACCGTTACGTACTGGTACAATTCGTCCTTCATCGTTCATCCATTGAACTTTTTCTAACACCCCTTCGCGAATGAGAAGGGCATTTCCTCCCGAAAATAAGTTAATATCACGACGGCCGGCATTGTCAACTACTTTATGATCTGTTTCGATAATAAAAATATTGTCAATTAATACCGGTTCATTTGTCTCTCGGTCGGCTGTTAACACCCCATCAGATATTCGCGTATATTTTCCCATTTCTTGATTATACTCATACACGCTCGTAAACGTTGGGTTTTTATAATAGGAAACCATCACAGACGGAGCCGGTTGTCCAGTTAGTGTCTCTACTTCTTCTTCCGTTAAATATGGTAAAGCCTCTGGGCTGCGATTTAAATCGAATTGTAATTTCGTTGCTCCTTTGACGATACTGTCATACGTAATGTATGAATTGTGCGGTGCTACTCGTGAGGAGTCACGTTTAAAAAGCGTTCCATCGTATTGTATACCATTCATGTTGTCGATGTATCCACTTTCGAGCATTTGACGCGCTTCAGGGCTATAGCCGTGTGCAATATATATACTGTCGTATCCTTTGGCCAGCTCAATGAAATAATCGCGTGAGCTACGGACAGGTCCAAATTTTTCCGGCATTTCGCTTTGGTAAATGGCTAAAAAACGAGTTACGTCTCCTTCCGCTAATACCTCGTAGACGATGTCGGCTTTATGTAAGCCTGTTTGCGGCCTGGCTTTCGGATGATTGTTAATCGTCACGGCAATGGAGCGTTGCGCTATTTCTTCCTTTGCTGGTAACCCTGTTAAAGGGTAAACATAGGTCACTTCTTGTTTAACGGCTTCAACATTTGTCGTATCTTGCTCCTCGGTTTCTTCTACTGGCTCTGTTGTCACCGTTGTCGGCTCTTGTTCATCACTACACCCGACTAATAACGTAGCGACTACGGTCGTAGCCATCATTTTTTTCACCCACATGATTGACACCTCTATTTTCTTTCTCTTTATCATTTTAACGCATTATAGAAGGAAAGAGAACTGTCTTTTTCATTACGTCATACATGCCCATTGGTGTCACTCGGATATACGGCAAATGCGTGGAAGAAAAGAACAACAAGTTATAAATAGGATCTTCATGTTGATAGCCTCGTTCTTTCAAAAGCTTCACAAGTTGTTTTGTCTGTTGAATAACCTCTTCCATCCTTTGATCGGACATGACCCCACCAAGCGGAAGCGAAATTTCATGAACAATCTTTCCGTGCTCTGCTAAAACGATGCCCCCTCCCATTTCTTTCATTCGGTTAAACGCAAGAAGAATATCTTCTTTTCGCTTTCCCAGAATAATCAGGTCACCTGAATTTGAATACGAAGATACAAATCCACTCACTGAAGTGGCAAATCCTTTCACAAGCGTATTGACATGCCATTTTCCATGTCTGTCAACTAGCATTAAAAAGCTTTCGTCATGCTCCATCGATAATTCATCACCTGTGGCATCTAGCGAAATCGAGTACGGTTTGGTGATGACGGAATTGACCATTTCAATTCCAAACGGCATCGAAAAATGTAGGTCGTCATAGGATAGTTCCCAATCAAGCGAGAGCTCTTTCAAGCCGATGTTCTGCCACTCTAAATCTGGCCATTCGCCACATGGGGCTCCGTTTCGTTTCACCCAGTGCCCTTTTGCTAATACATGCACAGGTGTTGGCAACTCTTCACTCTCTAGAAAATTAATATGAGCAATTCGCCCAGTAGCAATCATTCCGTACCAATGATCGATTCCGTAATAGCGGGCCACATTATATGAAGCCATTAAATACGCATCCATTGGATCTACTCCATGTTCAATGGCAATAGCAATCATTTTGTCCAGCAAGCCTTGCTCGTAAAAAATCGGAGTAGAGCCATCGGTCGTAAACATGATGGAGCTATAGTCTTCAATCGGATATTGCTTCATTTCTTCTAATAACTTTGGTAAATCAGGGCGAATCGAGGAATATCGCAACGATACGGTATACCCTTGCATTAATCGTTTCCATACGTCTTCTCCTGTCATCGCTTCATGATCCGCATCGGCACCGAACAGCATCATTTTAGCTAACGTCGTTTCAGAGGCACCCGGAAAGTGACCTTCGATTCGTTTTCGAAGACGTTTTGCTTCCTGTAACCAAAGAAGCATTAAGTCGTCACCTGCCAACAAGCGTGGCCAACCAGTAAGCTCGCCCCCTTGAAGGACAAGGTCATGCTCAAGCCAAGACTTGATGTCATGGTGATTAAAAACTTGATCCTCTTCTTGTAAAACGGTCTGTGGGTCAAAACGGCACCACCAATACATCGATACTGGTAACTGTTTTAATTCTTCTAACAAAGAAAACGCTTTCTTTTTTCCGGATAATAAAAACAACATTAAGTTGTCATTGATGAGGGTCGTTGTCCCCGTTTGCGACGCATATCGGGCTAACGATTGGGGATTATATAACTGAAACGGATGGGCATGTGGCTCAATATAACCCGGGACTAAAACGTACGATTGGCAATCGACAACCTCCGTCGATTCCAAATTACTTGGAAGTTCGTTCCCAACATACACAATCCGATCCTGGTAAATCCAAATATGTCCATTCACCCATTGCTTTAATTTTGCATGTAAAAAACGGGCATTTTTTAACAATAAAGATGGGGACTTTTTCCCTTCAATGACTTCGATTTGTTCACGAATTTGTTTCGATTTCCATTTCAGTTGACGTTCTGGCATAAAGACATTCCCCCTAAAGGAAGGTACACAATCGTTTTTTACTATCCTACCATATTTTGTGTTTTAACGCATGAAAGTAGCTTGAATTTTTTATAAAAAATTTGTAAGGAGGAAGAATTCATGAAAGTAAAGCAGAATATTGGAATATTAAACGCTCTATGTCGTATAACGGCTGGACTTACCATTTTATCATGGGCCACCGCGAAAATGGTGAAGCGACCATGGCGAGACGGGTATCATCTTTTAATCGCGATGTTAGGTGCCATGAAGGTTGGAGAAGGTATATTAAAATATTGTCCACTAACTGCACTATATGAAACCTATCAGCCAGCATCGAATACGAAAAAAGAACACAACGAAGAAGCTGTGCCTGAAGCACCATTTAATCCTTCGTAAATTGTAGATGTAAAAAATTAAAAAAGGTCAGACAAGTGTCTGACCCCACCTTTATAAAAAGGGAGATGATGTGATGTTTTTAGAATATGTGACCGATATGTCCTATGTGCTTATCTCATTAATTGGTGGGATTATCGCTATTTTGTACGTATATATCCGTCGTTCGAGAAAGAACCGAACATAATCCCTTTGTTGCCGATATCTCGGCGGAAAAAGACGTTATCTTGGGCAACTTTTTCTAATTCTTGATAAACCTTTTGTTGAGCTTCAGCAATTGTTGTCCCTTTTCCAGCGACTAAATACAAACGTCCTCCGTTGGCTACCCAATTGTCGTGTACATCTTTTTTCGTCCCTGCATGGAACAAATCTACGGTTGTGGAGATGTCTTCTAATCCAACCAGCGGAAATTCTTTTTCATATGAACCAGGATATCCTTTTGCAGCGACAACAACCCCAACAACTGCTTGTTTCTCCCATTCGATGGTGACCGGCTTGTTTTCTAACACATGCATGATGACTTCCACTAAATCGGATTTCATTCGCGGTAACACCACTTGTGTTTCTGGGTCTCCGAAACGAGCATTAAATTCGATAACTTTTGGACCATCCGCCGTATTCATTAACCCCGCATACAAAATACCTGTAAAAGGTCGTCCTTCTTTAACAAGTGCTTGAGCCGTTGGCAGTAAAATATCATTTATGGCGGCGTCCACAACCGATTCCAGAATGTGTGGGACAGGAGAATAAGCACCCATTCCTCCCGTATTCGGACCTTCATCGTGATCAAACGCTCGTTTATGGTCTTGGGCAATCACCATTGGATACACCGCTTCTCCGTGGACAAATGCCATGAGGGAAAATTCTTCTCCTTGTAAAAACTCCTCGATAACGACGCGAGTAGAGGCATCACCAAATTTTCCATGAATCATCATTTCTTCTAAGGCTTTATACGCTTCTTCTTCCGTCATCGCCACGACGACACCTTTTCCGGCAGCAAGTCCATCCGCTTTAATCACAATCGGCGCACCGTGTTGTTTTATATAATTTTTTGCTTCTTCAAAGTGGTCAAACGTTTCATACTTCGCCGTCGGGATGTTGTATTTTTTCATTAACGCTTTTGCAAACGACTTACTACCTTCAATGAGAGCGGCTTCTTTTGTCGGACCAAAAACACGGATACCCGCTTGTTGGAATTGGTTAACAATCCCCTCCAATAGTGGATTTTCTGGACCGACGATGACTAACTCGATATGCTGTTCTTTGGCAAATTGGATAAGCTGTTCATGCGCTGTTTCTTCAATCGGAACTAACGTCGCATCAAGCCCAATTCCCGCATTTCCTGGCGCGCAAAAGACCGTGTCGACGTTCGGACTTTCGTTTAATTTTTTACAAATCGCATGCTCACGGCCGCCTCTTCCAATGACTAATACGTTCATGGATATCCCCCTCATTTATTAGTGTTTAAAGTGGCGCACCCCGGTAAAGACCATTGCAATGCCATACTCATCCGCCTTTTTAATAGAGTCTTCGTCGCGGATGGAACCACCAGGTTGGATAATTGCCGTAATACCTGCTTTCGCTGCTGCTTCGACCGTATCGTCCATTGGGAAAAATGCGTCCGAAGCTAAAATGGCTCCTTTCGCCAGTTCGCCTGCTTGTTCAAGGGCAATGCGGGCCGCTCCTACCCGATTCATTTGTCCTGCTCCCACTCCAAGCGTCCGCTCGCTATTCGCCACCACAATCGCATTCGATTTCACATGTTTGACAACTTTCCAGCCAAGCTTTAGCGCTTCCCACTCTTCTTCGGTCGGCTCACGTTTCGTCGGAATGTGAATGTTGGCATCTTCTAACGTATAGGCATCCATATCTTGCACTAATAAGCCCCCTTCAATGGAAGTGAGCATCGGCTCTTTTTTTGCTTTCAAATCAAAGTCCACCGTTAGTAGGCGTAAGTTTTTCTTTGATGTAAGAATGGTAAGTGCATCTTCGGTAAAGTATGGTGCAATAATAATTTCCAAAAAGATTTCATGTAGTTTTTCAGCGGTTTGGCGATCCACTTCACGGTTAAAGGCAACGATTCCACCAAAGATGGACACCGGATCCGCTTCATACGCACGAACAAACGCTTCAAAGCTATTTTCACCAATGCCTACGCCGCATGGATTCATATGCTTCACCGCGACGGCTGCTGGTTCTTTAAATTCTTTAACAATTTGTAGCGCGGCATCTGCGTCATGAATGTTATTGTAGGATAATTCTTTTCCGTGAAGCTGTTTGGCACGAGCAATGGAAAAAGAAGAGCCTAGAGGTTTTTTATAAAACGCTGCTTTTTGATGCGGATTTTCTCCGTAGCGTAGCGTTTGCTTTAATTCATACGTAAACGTTAGCGATTCTGGATTTTCTTCTCCGACTAGCTCGGTCATATATTGAGCAATCATCGCATCGTAGGCAGCGGTGTGACGGAATACTTTCGCAGCAAGGGCTTTACGAGTAGATAACGACACCGAACCATGCTCATCAAGTTCTTGAATGACTTGTTGATAATCGTTAGCGTCTACGACAACCGTTACATGGGCATGGTTTTTCGCCGCTGCCCTAAGCATCGTTGGGCCGCCAATATCGATATTTTCAATTGCTTCTGCTTCGGTTACATCTGGTTTCGCAATCGTTTGTTGAAACGGATAAAGGTTCACGCACACTAACTCAATCGGTGTAATATTTTGTTGTTCTAATTGTTCAAGGTGCGTTTCATTATCGAGTTTCGCTAGCAATCCTCCGTGAATGGCTGGATGTAACGTTTTGACCCGTCCTTCTAAAATTTCAGGGAATCCCGTCACCTCTTGAACACCGATCACCGGGACTCCGTTTTCTTCTAACATCTTTTTCGTTCCACCTGTCGAAATAATTTCAAACCCAAGACGAACGAGTTGCTTAGCGAAATCGATGACACCCGTTTTGTCTGACACACTAATTAACGCTCGTTTCATATCGTATTCCTCCCATGACTGTTTGTTTGACTGATTCATTGGGATGGTTCCTCATCTTCATTTCGATTGTCCTGAATGCAAAATTGACCATAAATCGGATTTTTGCTCATATTCTTGATGGTTTCCCTTAAATTGAAGATTTTTGCTCATAATTTTGTTATTTTTTCCCGCAAACCTAAAATGTTTGCTCGTAAACTAGGTGTTTTTCCCATAATAAATACGTTTTTTTCCGTAAACCTAGAATGTTTGCTCTTAAACTCGTTGTTTTCCCATAAAACTAAATTTTTCGCTCATAAATTCGGTTTTTTTCCGTAAACCTAGAATGTTTGCTCTTAAACTCGTGTTTTCCGGTAAACCTAAATGTTTGCTCATAATTTCGTTATTTTTTCCCGCAAACCTAAAATGTTTTCTCGTAAACTAGGTGTTTTTCCCATAATAAATTCGTTTTTTTCCGTAAACTTAGAATGTTTACTCTTAAACTAGGTGTTTTCCCATAAACTTATTTTTTGCTCATAAATTCGGTTTTTTTCCGTAAACCTAGAATGTTTGCTCTTAAACTCGTTGTTTTCCGGTAAACCTAAATGTTTGCTCATAATTTCGTTATTTTTTCCCACAACCCTAAAATGTTTGCTCGTAAATACTTATTTTTTCCCATAAACTTAAATTTTTTGCCCATAATTTCGTTATTTTTTCCCACAACCCTAGAATGTTTGCTCTTAAACTCGTTGTTTTCCCATAAAACTAAATTTTTTGCCCATAATTTCGTTATTTTTTCCCACAACCCTAGAATGTTTGTTCATATACTCGTTGTTTTCCCGTAAACCTAAATGTTTGCTCATAATTTCGTTATTTTTTCCCGCAACACTAAAATGTTTGCTCATAATTTCGTTATTTTTTCCCGCAACACTAAAATGTTTGCTCATAAACTAGGTGTTTTTCCCATAAAACTAAATATTTTTCTCATAAATTAATTATTTTTTCCCATAACCCTAAAATGTTTGCTCGTAAATACTTATTTTTTCCATAAACCTCCAAGTTTGCTCTTAACCTTGAAGGTTTTCGAACGTCACCTTGAAAATAGTTGTTGTAACACTTGCGGATACAACTCATGTTCAATGGCGTGAATTTTCTTGGCTAATGTCTCCCGTGTTTCCCCTTTGTCAATGTTGATCGCACGTTGGGCAATGATCGGCCCCGTGTCCATCCCTTCATCGACGTAATGAATGGTCACGCCGCTGACCTTTACGCCCGCTTCAAGCGCTTGACCGATCGCATCTTTACCAGGAAACGCCGGTAACAAGGATGGGTGAATATTCACAATCTGCTCTGGATACGCCTGTAAAAGAGTCGGTCCAATTAAGCGCATATATCCGGCGAGTACGAGAAATTCGACTTGCTCCTGACGTAATCGCTCCAAAATTTCGGATTCAAATGCCGCCTTACTTTCGTATTGTTTAGGCGAAAAAACAAATGTCTCAATTCCTTCTCGCTGTGCCCGTTCTATCACATACGCTGCTGGTTGATCACAAACTAATAATCTTACATCCGCTTGCAATGTTCCTTCTTTCACTGCATCGACAATCGCTTGAAAGTTACTTCCACTTCCCGATGCAAAGATGGCGATTTTTTTCATCGTCCGCCTCCAAGTTAAAAAGTTTATCCCGTTCTAACGAGTACTAAGACTCCCACTTCAATACTTAGGTCAGTAAGAACCCGATTCGTTCAACTAACCATCAGTACTGAAGGAATTTTCACTTTATCGTATTTCTACTCCATTACCTTCGATGACTCGTCCAATCACATATGCTTGCTCCCCTTGTTCATAGAAGAACGATAAAAGTTCATCCACCTCTTGTTCTTCCACGGCAAGCACCATACCAATCCCCATGTTAAAAATGTTGTACATTTCATCGTGCGGAATTTGTCCGTACTTTTCGATCAATTGGAAAATTGGTAACACCGGCCACGTTCTTTTTTCAATCTGGGCTCCACACCCATCCGGCAACATACGTGGAACGTTTTCAACAAAGCCACCCCCGGTGATATGGGCCATCCCTTTAATCCGGAATTTCTTTAGCACAGCTAAAATCGGCTTTACATAAATTTTTGTCGGTGTTAACAAAGCATCCCCAAGTGTTGTTCCTAGTTCATCCACATGTTTATCAAGCGTGTAGTGATGGTCGTTTAGAAATACTTTCCGTACAAGTGAGTACCCATTGCTATGAATACCGCTAGAGGCTAGGCCGATTAACATATCCCCCTGTTGAATCGATTGACCGTCAATTAGTTCCGAACGCTCACAAGCTCCGACCGCAAACCCCGCGATATCATATTCATCTTTATCATACATGCCAGGCATCTCCGCTGTTTCCCCACCGATCAATGCACAACCTGCTTGTTCACACCCATCCGCAACTCCTTTAACAATTTGTTCAATTTTGGCAGGGTTCGCTTCACCTACAGCTAAATAGTCTAGGAAAAATAATGGTTCCGCTCCTTGTACGACAATGTCGTTGACACACATTGCGACACAATCAATCCCGATCGTATCGTGTCTGTCTAGGAGGAAAGCGAGTTTCAGCTTCGTTCCTACTCCGTCGGTACCGGAAACAAGCACTGGCTCCTTATATCGAAGTTGGGATAAATCAAACAACCCGCCAAAGCCGCCTAACGCACCGATAACCCCTGTTCGTTTTGTTCGAGCGACATGCTTTTTTATGCGAGAAACGGCTTCGTAGCCCGCTTCAATATTTACCCCGGCCTGTTTATATGCGTTTGCCATGCACAATCCTCCTCATTAACATTTTTCGTAAGGCAGAACCGTATCTGGATAAATTTCGGTTGGGTATTTTCCGATAAAACACGCTAAACATTGACCTCGGAACTCGCCTTCGTTTGGTCGGCCAATCGCTTTTAACAATCCTTCGACACTAATAAACGTTAAGGAGTCAGCTCCGATAATTTCTTTAATTTCTTCAACGGAATGATTAGCAGCAATTAATTCTTCATGGGTCGATGTATCAATTCCGTAAAAACAAGGGTGTTGAATCGGTGGAGCACTAATACATACGTGTACTTCTTTTGCTCCCGCTTCTTTTAACATTGAAACAATACGTTTACTTGTCGTTCCGCGAACGATTGAATCGTCAA from Bacillus sp. (in: firmicutes) includes:
- a CDS encoding heptaprenylglyceryl phosphate synthase — translated: MYDIREWKHVFKLDPNKSISDEALEKVCESGTDAIVVGGSDGVTLENVLDLMARIRRYTVPCVLEVSNIESITPGFDFYFIPTVLNTDRSEWFKGLHHAAIKEYGELMNWDEIVVEGYCILNEQCKAAQLTGANTELTKEDVLGYAMMAEKMFRMPIFYLEYSGSYGDVELVKEVKQTLTETTLFYGGGIKGPEQAEEMAQYADVVVVGNVVYEDLDQALATVKAVKSMD
- a CDS encoding DUF3048 domain-containing protein yields the protein MWVKKMMATTVVATLLVGCSDEQEPTTVTTEPVEETEEQDTTNVEAVKQEVTYVYPLTGLPAKEEIAQRSIAVTINNHPKARPQTGLHKADIVYEVLAEGDVTRFLAIYQSEMPEKFGPVRSSRDYFIELAKGYDSIYIAHGYSPEARQMLESGYIDNMNGIQYDGTLFKRDSSRVAPHNSYITYDSIVKGATKLQFDLNRSPEALPYLTEEEVETLTGQPAPSVMVSYYKNPTFTSVYEYNQEMGKYTRISDGVLTADRETNEPVLIDNIFIIETDHKVVDNAGRRDINLFSGGNALLIREGVLEKVQWMNDEGRIVPVRNGQKVAFAPGKTWIHIVPSLIDFVSYETIETN
- a CDS encoding adenine deaminase translates to MPERQLKWKSKQIREQIEVIEGKKSPSLLLKNARFLHAKLKQWVNGHIWIYQDRIVYVGNELPSNLESTEVVDCQSYVLVPGYIEPHAHPFQLYNPQSLARYASQTGTTTLINDNLMLFLLSGKKKAFSLLEELKQLPVSMYWWCRFDPQTVLQEEDQVFNHHDIKSWLEHDLVLQGGELTGWPRLLAGDDLMLLWLQEAKRLRKRIEGHFPGASETTLAKMMLFGADADHEAMTGEDVWKRLMQGYTVSLRYSSIRPDLPKLLEEMKQYPIEDYSSIMFTTDGSTPIFYEQGLLDKMIAIAIEHGVDPMDAYLMASYNVARYYGIDHWYGMIATGRIAHINFLESEELPTPVHVLAKGHWVKRNGAPCGEWPDLEWQNIGLKELSLDWELSYDDLHFSMPFGIEMVNSVITKPYSISLDATGDELSMEHDESFLMLVDRHGKWHVNTLVKGFATSVSGFVSSYSNSGDLIILGKRKEDILLAFNRMKEMGGGIVLAEHGKIVHEISLPLGGVMSDQRMEEVIQQTKQLVKLLKERGYQHEDPIYNLLFFSSTHLPYIRVTPMGMYDVMKKTVLFPSIMR
- a CDS encoding DUF2892 domain-containing protein, producing MKVKQNIGILNALCRITAGLTILSWATAKMVKRPWRDGYHLLIAMLGAMKVGEGILKYCPLTALYETYQPASNTKKEHNEEAVPEAPFNPS
- the purD gene encoding phosphoribosylamine--glycine ligase; this encodes MNVLVIGRGGREHAICKKLNESPNVDTVFCAPGNAGIGLDATLVPIEETAHEQLIQFAKEQHIELVIVGPENPLLEGIVNQFQQAGIRVFGPTKEAALIEGSKSFAKALMKKYNIPTAKYETFDHFEEAKNYIKQHGAPIVIKADGLAAGKGVVVAMTEEEAYKALEEMMIHGKFGDASTRVVIEEFLQGEEFSLMAFVHGEAVYPMVIAQDHKRAFDHDEGPNTGGMGAYSPVPHILESVVDAAINDILLPTAQALVKEGRPFTGILYAGLMNTADGPKVIEFNARFGDPETQVVLPRMKSDLVEVIMHVLENKPVTIEWEKQAVVGVVVAAKGYPGSYEKEFPLVGLEDISTTVDLFHAGTKKDVHDNWVANGGRLYLVAGKGTTIAEAQQKVYQELEKVAQDNVFFRRDIGNKGIMFGSFSNDGYIRTK
- the purH gene encoding bifunctional phosphoribosylaminoimidazolecarboxamide formyltransferase/IMP cyclohydrolase, with the translated sequence MKRALISVSDKTGVIDFAKQLVRLGFEIISTGGTKKMLEENGVPVIGVQEVTGFPEILEGRVKTLHPAIHGGLLAKLDNETHLEQLEQQNITPIELVCVNLYPFQQTIAKPDVTEAEAIENIDIGGPTMLRAAAKNHAHVTVVVDANDYQQVIQELDEHGSVSLSTRKALAAKVFRHTAAYDAMIAQYMTELVGEENPESLTFTYELKQTLRYGENPHQKAAFYKKPLGSSFSIARAKQLHGKELSYNNIHDADAALQIVKEFKEPAAVAVKHMNPCGVGIGENSFEAFVRAYEADPVSIFGGIVAFNREVDRQTAEKLHEIFLEIIIAPYFTEDALTILTSKKNLRLLTVDFDLKAKKEPMLTSIEGGLLVQDMDAYTLEDANIHIPTKREPTEEEWEALKLGWKVVKHVKSNAIVVANSERTLGVGAGQMNRVGAARIALEQAGELAKGAILASDAFFPMDDTVEAAAKAGITAIIQPGGSIRDEDSIKKADEYGIAMVFTGVRHFKH
- the purN gene encoding phosphoribosylglycinamide formyltransferase produces the protein MKKIAIFASGSGSNFQAIVDAVKEGTLQADVRLLVCDQPAAYVIERAQREGIETFVFSPKQYESKAAFESEILERLRQEQVEFLVLAGYMRLIGPTLLQAYPEQIVNIHPSLLPAFPGKDAIGQALEAGVKVSGVTIHYVDEGMDTGPIIAQRAINIDKGETRETLAKKIHAIEHELYPQVLQQLFSR
- a CDS encoding phosphoribosylformylglycinamidine cyclo-ligase, translating into MANAYKQAGVNIEAGYEAVSRIKKHVARTKRTGVIGALGGFGGLFDLSQLRYKEPVLVSGTDGVGTKLKLAFLLDRHDTIGIDCVAMCVNDIVVQGAEPLFFLDYLAVGEANPAKIEQIVKGVADGCEQAGCALIGGETAEMPGMYDKDEYDIAGFAVGACERSELIDGQSIQQGDMLIGLASSGIHSNGYSLVRKVFLNDHHYTLDKHVDELGTTLGDALLTPTKIYVKPILAVLKKFRIKGMAHITGGGFVENVPRMLPDGCGAQIEKRTWPVLPIFQLIEKYGQIPHDEMYNIFNMGIGMVLAVEEQEVDELLSFFYEQGEQAYVIGRVIEGNGVEIR